In Melitaea cinxia chromosome 11, ilMelCinx1.1, whole genome shotgun sequence, a genomic segment contains:
- the LOC123657663 gene encoding cadherin-89D yields MAQGCNFYPAGEYLKFVRIPENLSVGEEVLQVEVHPRKNLVIQSVDREDDANLFTYRDVNRTHVSVVLAQSVDDLVDNDSPQNVVKFRMGCDFDTGDDLISAFLSVTVYIEDINDNVPVFLDTPYRITVDELTPPGLTIFKGIRAFDRDKPNTPNSDVQYSITSGDDKGRFILESSHKPSLILNKPLDFDSGDKEFRLIITASDRGSPPRSSNTTVHVIVQDNDDLPPKFTFDVYRTRIPEFYPILGKRIHKELSFAQPIRAFDQDAGVAAPVRYELVAGNERRLFMLSALNGTLFLEREVDLDAETALPGNTFVLQIQASQVDNPLKVAQARVEIEILDLNDNLPDFEVDFYNISIVENLPNGFSVLQVMATDKDQGDNGEFTYQLNDPKGAFLIDPRTGWLTVRNQTVLDREQHSSLRMKVYAHEKNPSVVGTFLDKHRFSKRRRSPSTLRTPLKDKTTYVFPDRIGSSSENIEYFDESHQLMSFVTVEVTLLDANDNNPVFIPSNLYEFTVKYDAVVGTEIGKVEAIDPDLGRNGMVLYDLQRTSNLTVTSPFQVDAESGVITLVESPLLEGRHALFIEASDRPANPSERRYSLAVVTVDVVRSSKGSKADKPDFIGSPYEFWVGANVGIGTSVGQIKVNDAMKKSDVTYDLLHGYEEGVPFAVEERSGVITVIDELSKFDRPLFDFEAVAMQEKLNITISTNATVHVVDVNDERGVFLKGTHSPFVFHVKENVAGAIIGHIFPVNSSSFSNNSGNIKFIIANQQDVADEISIGPDGTVYAQKPLDREKRDVYRMTVIAEFSKGVISGAGLYQIIIHVDDENDNPPVFDMSAYEGVITENSKPGTEVKMSNRIQAKDSDIDQNAIFIYTLFGDGHDSFNVNEQTGVVTYVGSKLDREEKSVYLLKIVARDKGSLKSEAKLTITILDENDNAPKYNKIIIPLGEPVDLLEVDEYTPVKIYKEKLDNKTGVVSKFEAKPKNKFSVTENSPLFLLPENISVGSTILKLNAIDMDSGVNGQIRHEFVSEVFLPPYAMPANALQVKRYFVINERHGHIVVARALPPESEFRLNISALDGGELSDYLTIRLFVKDVNDHFPMFKKSWYNFNVEEAQYSRRILGKVDATDADFGQNANLTYFLQPSSKDIPFEISSLNGVLSVNGVLDREKEDKYTLTVVARDNGQDKKLSSSVSVEIQVLDVNDNAPKFFAYDELLEWKHPEADELSNHNFESVMMMPIYKAAVEENAPIGTVITRVYANDSDFVGNGNGLILYSLPQRKNQINMFTIDSKEGILTTTGRLDYESQKVHNVTVVASDLGSPSLSSTAIVMLTVKDIPDEIEVSDKPVFISRYYELEIEENVHTPVELVTLNLTEHYENFKMKYFILNENDTDVKKTFVIDPRNGTLYLIRSPDREAKDVYEIIVRAERQKISRELPHMIYPVADDVLEGMSKYDVKVVVRIKDVNDNAPKFLNGGRPMVTAIPTTAPFGYEVLQLQATDADIGINADIRYQVINSEGARFSVDPVTGRVKVAGSFLRDAGRVIGFDVKATDRRGADDGRSAIVNVFVYVLNENKQLVMVLGGKPVEVEKAVDNITRLLSNMTGFDIRVRRLETSSKGAMDGYATNMYIYAVDPMSNSIVDMEVLQKSLTKRESFLRHNLAGFKVLEVGDTSMVQARSGQMLSTMEISVVALGCLVFIGACTTAICILCVRKTRRNRKPFSQQRLNAFSTEHLTKYGGLFPSGGNQCQELNQSYSEADSYIDVINQSTLKKSCPHNAVEEFGKAHQKCTKGQFADVNGKEKHERMCIKFNQRSMQKRKGHTSITSVNSSGQDSGIADARCPCGQSTTHTSEESSGCSYEDSLKSNNNQERKSFRMNQDNRFIRRASFNHQPMDTRRYNPRRQSFSENLQRHFPSFERIGSGNRISRQVSTPNVNTQPSYFLNNKKNYRKNEVINEPMIDYDHSEVDDVFDTRLDRRLSSKNNRKKSFMDMGQPTVFVATPATAEMIRRQGSERIMFARPL; encoded by the exons AAAGAACCTGGTCATCCAATCCGTCGACCGGGAGGATGACGCAAATCTCTTCACGTACAGAGACGTGAACCGAACCCACGTGTCAGTGGTTCTGGCACAGAGCGTCGATGATTTAGTGGACAACGATTCTCCGCAGAACGTCGTGAAGTTCAGGATGGGCTGTGACTTTGATACTGGAGATGATCTT atatctGCATTTTTGTCAGTAACAGTTTACATAGAAGATATAAATGACAATGTACCTGTGTTCCTGGACACGCCGTACCGTATAACAGTGGACGAGCTCACACCTCcag GATTAACAATCTTCAAAGGTATACGAGCCTTTGACAGAGATAAGCCAAACACACCGAACTCTGATGTCCAATACAGTATCACATCAGGGGATGATAAGGGACGCTTCATCCTCGAAAGCTCCCACAAGCCATCACTCATATTGAACAAACCCTTGGACTTTGATAGCGGAGATAAGGAGTTTCGTCTTATTATTACTGCTTCT GACCGTGGATCACCGCCTCGCAGTTCCAACACCACCGTTCATGTCATTGTGCAAGATAATGATGATCTTCCTCCGAAGTTTACCTTTGATGTCTATAGGACTAGAATACCAGAATTTTATCCGATACTT GGCAAGAGAATCCACAAGGAGTTATCCTTCGCTCAGCCGATCCGCGCGTTCGATCAGGACGCGGGTGTCGCGGCGCCAGTCCGCTACGAGCTGGTGGCGGGCAACGAACGGCGCTTGTTCATGCTCAGCGCGCTAAATGGGACACTATTCCTCGAAAGGGAAGTGGACCTGGACGCCGAGACCGCTCTGCCTG gtaACACCTTCGTTTTACAAATCCAAGCATCACAAGTGGATAATCCGTTGAAAGTGGCGCAAGCGCGAGTCGAAATTGAAATATTGGATTTAAATGACAATCTTCCAGATTTCGAAGTGGATTTCTACAATATTAGTATTGTAGAAAATTTGCCAAATG GCTTCAGCGTTTTACAAGTTATGGCAACTGATAAAGATCAAGGAGATAATGGTGAATTTACATATCAGTTAAATGATCCAAAGGGTGCCTTTTTAATTGATCCACGTACTGGTTGGCTTACTGTTAGAAACCAA ACTGTTTTGGATCGGGAACAACATTCCTCACTTCGTATGAAAGTTTACGCTCATGAAAAGAATCCTAGCGTAGTGGGAACATTTTTAGACAAACATAGATTCTCGAAACGCCGTCGATCCCCCTCTACTTTAAgaacaccattaaaagataaaacCACATATGTTTTTCCAGATAGGATTGGCTCCAGTAgtgaaaatattgaatattttgatgAATCCCACCAGCTAATGTCATTTGTAACTGTAGAAGTAACTTTACTGGATGCAAATGATAATAATCCAGTATTTATACCAAgtaatttatatgaatttacTGTTAAATATGACGCAGTAGTTGGTACTGAAATCGGTAAAGTTGAAGCTATTGATCCGGATTTAGGACGAAATGGAATGGTTCTATACGATTTACAAAGGACTAGTAATTTGACGGTTACGTCTCCTTTTCAAGTAGACGCTGAAAGTGGAGTTATAACTTTAGTCGAATCACCATTATTGGAAGGAAGACATGCTTTGTTCATAGAAGCGTCTGATCGTCCAGCGAATCCTAGTGAGAGAAGATACTCTTTGGCAGTAGTTACGGTTGATGTTGTCAGAAGTAGTAAAG GTTCAAAAGCAGATAAACCAGACTTTATAGGATCTCCATATGAATTTTGGGTTGGAGCTAACGTTGGCATAGGGACTAGTGTTGGCCAAATCAAAGTGAACGATGCTATGAAAAAAAGCGATGTTACGTATGATTTGCTGCATGGATATGAAGAAGGAG ttcCCTTCGCAGTAGAAGAAAGATCAGGTGTAATAACTGTTATAGATGAGCTTTCAAAATTTGATAGACCATTGTTCGACTTTGAAGCCGTTGCAATGCAAGAAAAGCTGAACATTACGATATCAACGAATGCCACAGTTCATGTTGTTGATGTTAATGACGAGAGAGGtgtctttttgaa AGGGACTCATTCACCGTTTGTGTTTCATGTCAAAGAAAATGTAGCGGGAGCTATAATTGGACACATTTTTCCAGTAAATTCAAGTTCTTTCTCAAACAATAGTGGAAACATTAAGTTCATTATTGCCAATCAGCAGGATGTCGCAGATGAAATTTCGATAG gaCCCGATGGAACTGTATATGCACAAAAGCCCTTGGATAGAGAAAAAAGAGACGTTTACAGAATGACGGTCATCGCGGAATTTAGTAAAGGCGTTATATCTGGTGCTGGATTGTATCAGATTATTATACACGTCGACGATGAAAATGATAATCCGCCTGTGTTTGATATGTCAGCTTATGAAGGTGTTATAACGGAAAATTCAAAACCTGGAACAGAAGTTAAAATGAGTAATAGAATACAAGCAAAGGATTCTGATATTGATCAAAATGCGATAttcatttatactttatttggaGATGGACATGACTCGTTTAATGTAAATGAACAAACAGGAGTAGTAACTTACGTTGGAAGTAAATTGGATCGAGAagaaaaaagtgtatatttattaaaaatagttgctAGAGATAAGGGTAGTCTAAAATCAGAAGCAAAGTTAACAATAACGATTTTGGATGAAAATGACAATGcacctaaatataataaaataataattccatTGGGAGAACCAGTAGACTTACTAGAAGTCGATGAGTATACACctgtaaaaatatacaaagaaaaattGGATAATAAAACGGGCGTCGTGTCTAAATTTGAAGCCAAAcctaaaaacaaattttctgTAACAGAAAACTCACCATTATTCTTATTACCCGAAAACATTTCTGTCGGATCTACCatactaaaattaaatgctaTAGACATGGATAGTGGTGTTAACGGACAAATACGACATGAATTTGTTTCAGAAGTATTTTTACCTCCTTACGCAATGCCTGCAAATGCATTGCAAGTCAAAAGGTATTTTGTGATCAATGAAAGACACGGCCATATTGTAGTTGCAAGGGCTTTACCACCAGAATCAGAGTTCCGATTGAATATTTCAGCACTAGACGGGGGAGAATTAAGTGACTATTTAACTATCAGATTGTTTGTTAAAGATGTTAACGACCATTTTCcaatgtttaaaaaatcatGGTATAACTTTAATGTTGAAGAGGCTCAATATAGTCGTAGGATTCTTGGAAAAGTTGATGCTACAGACGCTGATTTTGGCCAAAACGCCAATTTAACATATTTCCTTCAACCATCTAGTAAGGATATTCCATTTGAAATATCTTCATTAAACGGAGTGCTAAGCGTTAATGGTGTTCTTGATAGAGAAAAAGAAGATAAATATACTTTAACAGTTGTAGCACGTGATAATGGTCAAGATAAAAAGCTATCATCTTCAGTGAGTGTAGAAATTCAAGTACTAGATGTTAATGATAACGCTCCTAAGTTTTTCGCTTACGATGAGTTATTAGAGTGGAAACATCCAGAAGCGGATGAACTATCAAATCACAATTTTGAGTCAGTTATGATGATGCCAATTTATAAAGCGGCTGTGGAAGAAAATGCTCCTATCGGTACAGTGATAACAAGAGTTTATGCAAATGATTCAGACTTTGTTGGCAACGGAAACGGATTAATTCTTTACAGCCTACCACAACggaaaaatcaaattaatatgtTTACTATCGATTCAAAGGAAGGTATACTGACAACAACAGGAAGATTAGATTATGAGAGTCAAAAGGTACATAATGTAACAGTAGTCGCTTCGGATTTAGGATCACCAAGCTTGAGCTCTACTGCTATAGTTATGTTAACTGTGAAAGATATTCCGGACGAAATAGAAGTATCAGACAAACCTGTTTTCATTTCAAGATATTATGAATTAGAAATAGAAGAAAATGTACACACACCAGTGGAATTAGTTACTCTTAATTTGACTGAGCATTACGAAAActtcaaaatgaaatatttcattttaaatgaaaatgataCTGATGTCAAGAAAACTTTTGTTATTGATCCGCGAAATGgaacattatatttaataagaagTCCAGATAGAGAAGCCAAAGATGTCTATGAGATAATTGTTCGGGCGGAGAGACAAAAAATCAGCAGAGAACTTCCGCATATGATTTATCCTGTCGCTGACGATGTTTTAGAAGGAATGTCAAAGTACGATGTTAAAGTCGTAGTCAGGATAAAGGATGTTAATGACAATGCACCTAAATTTTTAAACGGCGGTAGACCTATGGTAACGGCTATACCCACAACTGCTCCGTTTGGTTACGAAGTTCTACAGTTACAA GCAACAGATGCAGATATTGGCATCAACGCAGATATTCGCTACCAAGTAATTAATTCAGAAGGAGCAAGGTTTAGTGTAGATCCGGTGACCGGACGAGTGAAAGTAGCGGGCAGTTTCTTGAGAGACGCCGGACGAGTCATAGGCTTTGATGTTAAAGCAACTGACCGTCGTGGTGCTGATGACGGTCGATCTGCTATTGTCAATGTATTT GTGTACGTGTTAAATGAGAACAAACAACTGGTGATGGTACTCGGCGGTAAACCAGTTGAAGTTGAAAAAGCAGTGGACAATATTACCAGACTTCTCTCGAACATGACTGGTTTTGATATTCGTGTAAGAAGACTTGAAACTAGCTCTAAGGGAGCGATGGATGGCTACGC aACTAATATGTACATTTATGCTGTCGATCCAATGTCGAATTCCATTGTTGACATGGAAGTACTTCAAAA ATCATTAACGAAAAGAGAATCATTTCTACGACATAATTTAGCTGGTTTTAAAGTATTGGAAGTAGGGGATACAAGTATGGTTCAAGCGAGAAGCGGTCAGATGTTGAGCACTATGGAAATAAGTGTGGTAGCTTTGGGGTGCCTTGTCTTTATAGGAGCTTGTACGACGGCCATATGCATATTGTGTGTCAGAAAGACAAGaag AAACCGCAAACCATTTTCCCAACAACGTCTTAACGCTTTCTCAACTGAGCACCTAACTAAAtatggaggcctatttccatcTGGAGGTAATCAATGTCAAGAATTAAATCAATCATACTCTGAAGCTGATTCTTACATTGACGTTATCAACCAAAGTACGTTGAAGAAATCTTGTCCTCACAACGCTGTGGAAGAATTTGGAAAAGCCCACCAGAAATGTACAAAGGGACAGTTCGCTGATGTCAATGGCAAAGAGAAACACGAGAGGATGTGCATTAAATTCAACCAACGATCGATGCAGAAGAG GAAAGGTCACACATCGATAACGTCAGTGAATTCCAGTGGCCAGGACTCCGGCATCGCCGACGCGCGCTGTCCCTGCGGGCAGTCCACTACGCATACTTCTGAGGAGAGCAGCGG GTGTAGCTACGAAGATTCCTTAAAATCCAACAATAATCAAGAAAGAAAATCATTCCGCATGAACCAAGATAACAGATTTATCAGACGCGCTTCGTTCAATCATCAACCCATGGACACTAGACGTTACAACCCAAGGCGACAGTCGTTCTCAGAAAATTTACAAAGACATTTCCCATCTTTCGAAAGAATCGGATCAGGAAACAGAATATCCAGACAGGTGTCCACACCGAATGTGAACACACAGCCttcatatttcttaaataataaaaagaattacaGAAAGAACGAGGTCATTAATGAACCAATGATTGACTACGATCACAGCGAAGTAGACGATGTTTTTGATACGAGACTAGATAGACGATTGagtagtaaaaataatagaaaaaaaagtttcatgGATATGGGTCAACCGACCGTATTTGTAGCGACTCCAGCCACAGCTGAAATGATAAGGAGACAAGGCAGCGAGAGGATTATGTTCGCAAGACCTTTATAG